AACATCATTTTCTTCCTTTTTTTGGTAAAGTTTCCTTAGCCTATATACCAAAAGGCAAGATATTTGGATTTGGTGATATAATAAAGCTCATAGAAATTTTATCTAAAAGACCACAATTACAGGAAAGATTGACTGAAGAAATAGCAAATTATATGATGGATATTTTAAACTGTCAGGGGGTCTATGTATTAATAGAAGCTAAACATTTATGTATGACTATGAGAGGGGCTAAAAAGGAAAATACACAAATAATAACAAGTTCGGCTAAAGGTATTTTTGAAAAATCGACTGATAAAAGAATAGAAGTTTTAACTTTATTGAAATGAGGAGTTTATGGATAAGATAAGTATAAGAGATTTAGAATTCATAGGATACCATGGAGTTTTTGAGGAAGAAAAAAAATTAGGGCAAAAGTTTTTGATCAGTTTAGAATTAAAAACGGATTTAAGAATG
The Fusobacterium russii ATCC 25533 genome window above contains:
- the folE gene encoding GTP cyclohydrolase I FolE; translated protein: MDQKKIEKAFFEIVEALGDKREELKETPIRIAKSYEEIFSGINVDPRKTLTNTFLVESDDLIIEKNIDFYSMCEHHFLPFFGKVSLAYIPKGKIFGFGDIIKLIEILSKRPQLQERLTEEIANYMMDILNCQGVYVLIEAKHLCMTMRGAKKENTQIITSSAKGIFEKSTDKRIEVLTLLK